One genomic segment of Esox lucius isolate fEsoLuc1 chromosome 15, fEsoLuc1.pri, whole genome shotgun sequence includes these proteins:
- the cenpo gene encoding centromere protein O isoform X1, with the protein MADAMEEPRKDVLVHLNMLEMKANHLAVKQQEVWQVKVGREEQLNATLQALIIKRDQLKAELKANTSLQNLRTLLDKTNAPCERDVEDMENGSENSQTLLLMARHTQLKDLLHAHHLIGGYNVLLTKGKGVCVSIATAYEGLYLETYNLEINLQCKIRISRHNIPPFIPLETMVKQGNMQTDIRAFLDTLSQYLNAYVGRRQQLHLVKEIHNSVQVMESNALCTILVLMFTVPGEKARAALCTLEYNDHTQCLPTRVLIESEDTALASSPQWKKDQALLLETPVHRALVTLKKKGSIA; encoded by the exons ATGGCAGACGCTATGGAGGAGCCGAGAAAAG ATGTCTTGGTACACTTGAACATGTTGGAAATGAAGGCAAACCACTTGGCAGTGAAGCAGCAAGAAGTTTGGCAGGTTAAAGTTGGTCGTGAGGAACAGCTGAATGCGACACTCCAGGCACTCATTATTAAAAGAGACCAGTTAAAAGCTGAACTAAAGGCAAATACA TCTCTCCAAAACTTAAGAACTCTCCTGGATAAAACTAATGCTCCATGTGAAAGGGATGTTGAAGACATGGAAAATGGCTCAGAAAACTCACAAACTCTGCTCTTGATGGCCAGACATACACAACTGAAGGACTTGCTTCATGCTCACCACCTCATTG GAGGGTATAATGTGCTCCTGACTAAAGGTAAGGGAGTGTGTGTCTCGATTGCCACTGCCTATGAAGGCCTCTACCTTGAGACTTATAACCTGGAGATTAATCTGCAGTGTAAGATTAGAATATCTCGCCACAACATCCCTCCGTTCATCCCCCTGGAAACAATGGTAAAGCAGGgaaacatgcagacagacatcaGGGCTTTTCTGGACACCCTCAGCCAGTATCTCAATGCCTATGTTGGCCGCAGGCAGCAGCTACACCTCGTTAAG GAGATCCATAACTCTGTTCAGGTGATGGAGAGTAATGCTCTTTGTACTATACTGGTGCTGATGTTCACTGTACCAGGAGAGAAGGCCAGAGCTGCACTGTGTACACTGGAGTATAACGACCACACACAATGCCTACCCACCCGGGTTCTCATTGAGTCCGAAG ACACTGCCCTGGCCAGTTCTCCACAGTGGAAGAAGGACCAAGCCCTACTTCTGGAGACCCCAGTACACAGAGCCTTGGTGACTTTGAAGAAGAAAGGCAGTATTGCTTAG
- the cenpo gene encoding centromere protein O isoform X2, with the protein MLEMKANHLAVKQQEVWQVKVGREEQLNATLQALIIKRDQLKAELKANTSLQNLRTLLDKTNAPCERDVEDMENGSENSQTLLLMARHTQLKDLLHAHHLIGGYNVLLTKGKGVCVSIATAYEGLYLETYNLEINLQCKIRISRHNIPPFIPLETMVKQGNMQTDIRAFLDTLSQYLNAYVGRRQQLHLVKEIHNSVQVMESNALCTILVLMFTVPGEKARAALCTLEYNDHTQCLPTRVLIESEDTALASSPQWKKDQALLLETPVHRALVTLKKKGSIA; encoded by the exons ATGTTGGAAATGAAGGCAAACCACTTGGCAGTGAAGCAGCAAGAAGTTTGGCAGGTTAAAGTTGGTCGTGAGGAACAGCTGAATGCGACACTCCAGGCACTCATTATTAAAAGAGACCAGTTAAAAGCTGAACTAAAGGCAAATACA TCTCTCCAAAACTTAAGAACTCTCCTGGATAAAACTAATGCTCCATGTGAAAGGGATGTTGAAGACATGGAAAATGGCTCAGAAAACTCACAAACTCTGCTCTTGATGGCCAGACATACACAACTGAAGGACTTGCTTCATGCTCACCACCTCATTG GAGGGTATAATGTGCTCCTGACTAAAGGTAAGGGAGTGTGTGTCTCGATTGCCACTGCCTATGAAGGCCTCTACCTTGAGACTTATAACCTGGAGATTAATCTGCAGTGTAAGATTAGAATATCTCGCCACAACATCCCTCCGTTCATCCCCCTGGAAACAATGGTAAAGCAGGgaaacatgcagacagacatcaGGGCTTTTCTGGACACCCTCAGCCAGTATCTCAATGCCTATGTTGGCCGCAGGCAGCAGCTACACCTCGTTAAG GAGATCCATAACTCTGTTCAGGTGATGGAGAGTAATGCTCTTTGTACTATACTGGTGCTGATGTTCACTGTACCAGGAGAGAAGGCCAGAGCTGCACTGTGTACACTGGAGTATAACGACCACACACAATGCCTACCCACCCGGGTTCTCATTGAGTCCGAAG ACACTGCCCTGGCCAGTTCTCCACAGTGGAAGAAGGACCAAGCCCTACTTCTGGAGACCCCAGTACACAGAGCCTTGGTGACTTTGAAGAAGAAAGGCAGTATTGCTTAG